A genomic stretch from Shewanella woodyi ATCC 51908 includes:
- the kdnB gene encoding 3-deoxy-alpha-D-manno-octulosonate 8-oxidase KdnB: protein MSFKNFKCVPKMIFGRGSFAQLDAVLAEERQSDDDFVVFLVDDVHQSKPLAERVPAKAHDLLIYVNVDDEPTTKQVDALTEQVQAFNSKQPVSVIGLGGGSTLDLAKAVSLMLTNPGGSAMYQGWDLIKNPAIHHIGIPTVSGTGAEASRTAVLCGPVRKLGLNSDYTVFDQIIMDSELIAGVPTDQWFYTGMDCYIHCVESLEGTYLNEFAKAFAEKSMDLCREVFIDDHAEKDDKLMMASYMGGMSIAYSQVGACHAVSYGLGYVLGYHHGIGNCLAFDVLEEFYPEGVAEFRQMMDKHNIKLPKNICKDLPDETIAKMVAVTKSMGPLWDNVYGEGWEEKVTDEMLTKLFRRI from the coding sequence ATGAGTTTTAAAAATTTCAAATGCGTCCCAAAAATGATCTTTGGCCGCGGTTCGTTCGCTCAACTTGACGCTGTATTAGCAGAAGAGCGTCAGTCTGACGATGATTTCGTGGTATTTCTTGTCGATGATGTACATCAAAGTAAACCTCTTGCTGAGCGCGTGCCAGCCAAAGCCCATGATCTACTAATCTACGTTAACGTCGATGATGAACCAACGACTAAGCAAGTTGATGCATTAACAGAACAAGTACAAGCATTTAATAGCAAGCAGCCAGTCAGTGTTATTGGCCTAGGTGGCGGCTCAACACTGGACTTGGCCAAAGCAGTATCACTGATGCTAACCAATCCAGGTGGCAGTGCCATGTATCAAGGATGGGATCTGATTAAGAACCCAGCCATTCACCACATCGGTATTCCAACAGTGTCTGGTACAGGTGCTGAAGCATCTCGTACAGCTGTACTTTGTGGGCCTGTGCGTAAATTAGGTCTTAACTCCGATTACACTGTTTTTGATCAGATCATCATGGATTCCGAGCTCATTGCTGGCGTACCAACTGACCAGTGGTTCTACACAGGTATGGATTGTTATATCCACTGTGTTGAGTCACTCGAAGGTACTTACCTAAATGAGTTTGCCAAGGCCTTTGCAGAGAAATCGATGGATCTTTGCCGTGAAGTCTTCATCGATGATCATGCAGAGAAAGATGATAAGCTGATGATGGCATCTTACATGGGTGGGATGAGTATCGCTTATAGCCAAGTTGGTGCATGTCATGCAGTCTCTTACGGTTTGGGCTATGTGCTAGGTTACCACCACGGGATCGGTAACTGTTTAGCTTTTGACGTACTGGAAGAGTTCTACCCTGAAGGGGTTGCCGAATTCCGTCAGATGATGGATAAGCACAACATCAAACTGCCAAAAAATATCTGTAAAGATCTTCCAGATGAGACTATCGCTAAGATGGTTGCCGTGACTAAGAGCATGGGACCACTTTGGGATAACGTCTACGGCGAAGGCTGGGAAGAGAAAGTGACTGACGAGATGCTAACTAAGCTATTCCGTCGTATCTAG
- the kdnA gene encoding 8-amino-3,8-dideoxy-alpha-D-manno-octulosonate transaminase KdnA, with the protein MPGFELFGPEEKQEVADVMENGFTFRYNFDHMRNDRWKTREMEQLLCEKMGVKHAHLLSSGTAALQTALAAAGIGAGDEVIVPPFTFVASVEAVFMAGAVPIFAEIDETLCLSPEGIEAAITPRTKAVNLVHMCGSMGKLDEIKAICEKHDLVLLEDACQAIGGTYKGQALGTIGDVGCYSFDSVKTITCGEGGAVITNSETIYKNSHMFSDHGHDHVGNDRGAEGHPIMGLNFRISEMNSAMGLAQLRKLDTIIDIQRKNKNTIKSAIADIADISFRELPDVKGDSAGFLTFMMPTEERTIEINKKLAENGVDGCFYWYVNNWHYLSNWKHIQELKSCSALPITLIEDRPDYTQVSVPKSDAIMSRTISMLIKLSWTEDEIAQRIENIKRAFA; encoded by the coding sequence ATGCCCGGTTTTGAATTATTTGGTCCTGAAGAGAAGCAAGAAGTTGCAGATGTAATGGAGAACGGTTTTACTTTCCGTTATAACTTCGATCATATGCGCAATGACCGTTGGAAGACACGTGAGATGGAGCAGCTACTTTGTGAAAAGATGGGCGTAAAACATGCTCACCTGCTCTCTAGTGGTACTGCGGCTCTTCAAACGGCACTTGCGGCTGCAGGCATTGGCGCTGGTGATGAAGTTATTGTCCCACCATTTACCTTTGTTGCATCTGTTGAAGCCGTATTTATGGCTGGCGCAGTCCCTATTTTTGCAGAGATTGATGAAACTCTATGTTTGTCTCCTGAGGGCATTGAAGCTGCCATCACACCACGCACTAAAGCGGTTAACTTAGTTCATATGTGTGGTTCAATGGGCAAGTTAGATGAGATTAAAGCCATCTGTGAAAAGCATGATCTAGTCCTACTTGAAGATGCTTGTCAGGCTATTGGTGGTACTTACAAAGGTCAAGCCCTAGGCACTATCGGTGATGTAGGCTGCTACTCATTTGATTCAGTGAAAACCATTACCTGTGGTGAGGGTGGCGCGGTGATCACCAACAGCGAAACCATCTACAAAAACTCACACATGTTCTCAGACCACGGTCACGACCATGTGGGTAACGATCGTGGTGCAGAAGGCCACCCTATTATGGGCTTGAACTTCCGTATCTCTGAGATGAACTCGGCGATGGGTCTTGCTCAGCTACGTAAACTCGATACCATTATCGATATCCAACGTAAAAACAAGAACACCATCAAGTCAGCCATTGCAGATATCGCCGATATCTCTTTCCGCGAACTACCAGATGTTAAAGGTGACTCAGCAGGCTTCTTGACCTTTATGATGCCAACCGAAGAGCGCACCATAGAGATCAACAAAAAGTTAGCTGAAAATGGCGTAGATGGCTGCTTCTACTGGTACGTGAACAACTGGCACTACCTAAGTAACTGGAAGCATATTCAAGAGCTTAAGTCTTGCTCTGCCCTACCGATCACATTAATTGAAGATCGTCCTGATTATACTCAAGTTTCAGTGCCTAAGTCTGATGCCATCATGAGCCGTACTATCTCTATGCTAATCAAACTGTCATGGACAGAAGATGAGATCGCACAGCGTATTGAAAACATCAAGCGTGCTTTCGCTTAA
- the kdsB gene encoding 8-amino-3,8-dideoxy-manno-octulosonate cytidylyltransferase KdsB has translation MNVTLLIPARYGSSRFPGKPLAPINGKPMIQHVYERASLAKGLTAIYVATDDDRIKEAVEAFGGKVVMTDPQAASGTDRIEDAITQLGLKDDDLIVNLQGDQPLIDPISIEQVITLFERHPGEFSMATLGVEITEKAELDDPKHVKMVFDNNFNALYFSRARIPFGRDTNDYPVYKHLGIYAYTRSFISTFAKLPLGRLEDLEKLEQLRALEHGHKIKVAISAFDSPEVDTPEDIRICEARLAVD, from the coding sequence ATGAACGTAACTCTGTTAATCCCAGCTCGCTATGGCTCAAGCCGTTTTCCTGGCAAGCCTTTGGCGCCGATTAACGGTAAGCCGATGATCCAACACGTCTATGAGCGTGCTTCTTTGGCTAAGGGCTTAACTGCAATTTATGTTGCAACCGATGATGATCGCATCAAAGAAGCTGTTGAAGCTTTTGGTGGCAAAGTGGTGATGACAGATCCACAAGCCGCTTCTGGTACTGACCGAATTGAAGATGCCATCACACAATTGGGTTTGAAAGATGATGATCTAATCGTCAATCTGCAGGGAGATCAGCCGCTGATCGACCCAATCTCAATTGAGCAAGTAATCACACTGTTCGAACGTCACCCTGGTGAGTTCAGCATGGCAACACTTGGGGTTGAGATAACAGAAAAAGCAGAACTTGACGATCCTAAACACGTTAAAATGGTGTTTGATAATAACTTTAATGCCCTGTATTTCTCACGTGCACGCATTCCATTTGGTCGTGACACTAACGATTACCCAGTGTATAAGCATTTAGGGATCTATGCTTATACACGCAGCTTCATCTCTACTTTTGCCAAACTACCTTTAGGCCGACTAGAAGATTTAGAGAAGCTTGAGCAACTCAGAGCCCTTGAGCATGGTCATAAGATAAAAGTAGCTATCAGTGCTTTTGACTCTCCAGAGGTTGATACACCGGAAGATATCCGCATCTGTGAAGCACGTTTGGCCGTTGATTAA
- the crr gene encoding PTS glucose transporter subunit IIA has product MGFLSRIRRLMSGQANPVGGIEIYAPVSGEILAIEKVPDVVFAEKIVGDGIAINPKGSQIFAPIDGTIGKIFETNHAFSIESHQGLELFVHFGVGTVELRGNGFNRLAEEGQVVKKGDPILEFDLSYLKEHAESLLTPVVLANMEDVRSLNKSHGHVEAGKDVIFTVDL; this is encoded by the coding sequence ATGGGATTTTTAAGCCGAATAAGACGTTTAATGTCAGGACAAGCCAATCCCGTTGGTGGTATTGAAATTTATGCCCCTGTGTCAGGTGAGATCTTAGCGATTGAAAAGGTACCTGATGTCGTTTTTGCCGAAAAAATAGTCGGGGACGGTATCGCGATTAACCCGAAAGGTAGTCAGATTTTTGCTCCAATAGATGGCACTATCGGAAAAATATTTGAAACTAACCATGCGTTTAGCATCGAATCTCACCAAGGGTTAGAGCTCTTTGTCCACTTTGGTGTCGGCACAGTAGAGCTTAGAGGTAATGGTTTTAATCGACTTGCTGAAGAGGGCCAAGTGGTCAAAAAAGGTGATCCTATTCTCGAGTTTGACCTCAGCTACCTTAAAGAACATGCAGAGAGCCTACTGACCCCTGTAGTACTGGCCAACATGGAAGATGTGAGATCGCTAAATAAATCTCACGGTCATGTTGAGGCAGGCAAAGATGTGATTTTTACCGTCGATCTTTAA
- a CDS encoding ArsC family reductase: protein MTLFGIKNCDTVKKARKWTEANGLNIPFHDFRVDGLTKEQLESWVETLGWEPLFNKRSTSFRNLSDEEKSDIDQAKAIELMLTHPTLIKRPVLAADGKALVGFKEAEYKAWFNL from the coding sequence TTGACTCTTTTCGGAATAAAAAATTGTGACACAGTCAAAAAGGCGCGAAAGTGGACAGAAGCTAATGGTCTGAATATCCCCTTTCATGATTTTCGCGTCGATGGACTCACCAAGGAGCAACTCGAGTCTTGGGTAGAAACTTTAGGCTGGGAGCCGCTATTTAACAAGCGCAGCACAAGCTTTAGAAATCTTAGCGACGAAGAGAAGTCAGACATTGATCAAGCCAAAGCCATTGAGCTGATGTTAACGCACCCAACGCTGATTAAAAGACCAGTTTTAGCCGCTGATGGTAAAGCCCTTGTTGGCTTTAAAGAAGCTGAGTATAAAGCGTGGTTCAACCTATGA
- a CDS encoding alpha/beta fold hydrolase, with protein sequence MKFTSYKNRLTIEDKTLSYIDIGTGPVLLLGHSYLWDAQMWAPQIEALSQQYRCIVPDLWGHGDSDPLPDNCRSLQHIADHMLKLMDQLDIQEFSIIGLSVGGMWGAELALKVPKRVKSLAMLGCFVGFEPEVARAKYYTMLDAIKEAQAVPEALVEQIAPLFFAHNTEANNPELFNGFKESLRQVKPEQIDTICRLGKIIFGRRDTLEEIESLNAPCLIMTGVEDTVRPVLEGYLMHDAIKGSEFIHIPQAGHISTLEQAEFVNQHLCAFLSQHN encoded by the coding sequence ATGAAGTTTACCTCCTATAAAAACAGATTAACCATCGAAGACAAAACATTAAGTTATATCGATATTGGTACAGGGCCTGTGCTGCTTCTTGGCCACAGCTACCTTTGGGATGCTCAGATGTGGGCCCCTCAGATTGAAGCATTAAGTCAACAATATCGCTGTATCGTTCCTGATCTTTGGGGACACGGTGACTCAGACCCTCTCCCAGATAACTGTCGCTCACTGCAGCATATCGCCGATCATATGTTAAAGCTGATGGATCAACTCGACATTCAAGAGTTCTCTATCATAGGTTTGTCTGTTGGGGGCATGTGGGGGGCAGAACTTGCACTGAAAGTACCTAAGCGAGTAAAGTCGCTCGCAATGCTCGGATGTTTCGTCGGCTTTGAACCAGAGGTAGCGCGAGCCAAATATTACACTATGCTCGATGCCATTAAAGAAGCTCAAGCAGTACCCGAAGCGTTAGTCGAGCAGATCGCTCCTCTCTTTTTCGCTCATAACACAGAGGCTAATAACCCTGAGCTTTTTAACGGCTTTAAAGAGTCCTTAAGACAGGTAAAGCCTGAACAGATTGATACCATCTGCCGTTTAGGAAAAATCATCTTTGGCAGACGAGATACCCTAGAGGAGATCGAATCTTTAAATGCCCCCTGTTTAATCATGACAGGTGTCGAGGATACCGTTCGCCCCGTACTTGAGGGATACTTGATGCATGATGCCATCAAGGGCAGTGAATTTATCCATATCCCACAAGCAGGGCATATCTCCACTCTGGAACAGGCTGAGTTTGTTAATCAACATCTCTGTGCTTTCCTAAGTCAGCACAATTAG
- the can gene encoding carbonate dehydratase, which produces MKILKPLFDNNRRWAERIVQEKPHFFEQLATQQNPEYLWIGCSDSRVPSNQIIDLMPGEVFVHRNIANMVIHTDLNCLSVLQYAVEVLKVKHIMVVGHYGCGGVKASMGTERLGLIDNWLGHIRDIHRLHSDELDKLEGEEKFDRLCELNVIEQVGNVSSTNIVQDAWARGQNVSVHGWIYGIDNGLLSDLDVTVDNEQFKEK; this is translated from the coding sequence ATGAAAATACTAAAACCGCTCTTTGATAATAACCGCCGCTGGGCAGAACGTATCGTTCAGGAAAAACCACATTTTTTTGAGCAGTTGGCCACCCAACAAAACCCTGAGTATCTCTGGATCGGTTGCTCCGATAGCCGTGTACCTTCAAATCAGATCATTGATCTGATGCCTGGCGAAGTCTTCGTTCATCGTAATATTGCCAACATGGTCATCCACACAGATCTTAACTGTTTGTCTGTGCTTCAATATGCCGTAGAAGTTCTTAAAGTTAAACATATCATGGTAGTCGGCCACTATGGCTGCGGTGGCGTTAAAGCGTCTATGGGCACTGAGCGTCTAGGTTTAATCGATAACTGGTTAGGTCATATAAGGGATATCCACCGCCTACACAGTGATGAACTTGATAAACTTGAAGGGGAAGAGAAGTTCGACAGACTTTGTGAACTCAATGTGATTGAGCAAGTTGGTAATGTCAGTAGCACCAACATCGTTCAAGATGCTTGGGCTCGCGGCCAAAATGTCTCGGTACATGGCTGGATCTACGGTATCGATAATGGTTTGTTGTCGGATCTAGATGTCACTGTCGATAATGAACAGTTTAAAGAAAAGTAA
- a CDS encoding DUF2897 family protein produces the protein MTDLETWLIIILVVGVIASNLAVLKYSAKFKMTQFGKDHKKSANSHDDAQGKQSNDSQQDKQTDPEKKQSNTESKKDDDKDSDGFW, from the coding sequence ATGACAGACTTAGAAACTTGGCTCATCATTATTTTGGTTGTTGGGGTCATCGCAAGTAATCTTGCGGTTCTCAAATACAGTGCAAAATTTAAGATGACGCAGTTTGGTAAAGACCATAAGAAAAGCGCGAATAGTCATGATGATGCTCAGGGTAAACAATCGAATGATAGCCAGCAAGACAAGCAGACAGACCCAGAGAAAAAACAGTCAAACACAGAGTCAAAAAAGGATGATGATAAAGATTCAGATGGATTCTGGTAA
- the dapE gene encoding succinyl-diaminopimelate desuccinylase encodes MSQEVLTLAQDLISRPSVTPLDEGCQTLMAERLAAQGFEIESMVFEDTTNMWARRGKEGPLFCFAGHTDVVPVGDLNRWHTPPFDPVVIDGYLHGRGAADMKGSLAAMVVATERFVEKHPDHNGSIAFLITSDEEGPFINGTTRVIDTLEARNEKITWSLVGEPSSTHKLGDIVKNGRRGSLTGNLTINGIQGHVAYPHLADNPIHKAAPALDELARMKWDNGNEFFPPTSFQIANINGGTGASNVIPGALEVMFNFRYSTEVTAEILIQRVLNILDAHGLDYDISWIFNGLPFLTGDGPLLDATREAIKQVTGSDTDPQTSGGTSDGRFIAPTGAHVIELGPVNATIHKVNECVKVSDLELLTQCYEVILEKLLC; translated from the coding sequence ATGAGCCAAGAAGTCTTAACCTTAGCTCAGGATCTTATCTCTCGCCCCTCTGTCACTCCTCTTGATGAAGGGTGTCAGACACTCATGGCTGAAAGGTTAGCAGCCCAAGGCTTTGAGATAGAATCTATGGTATTTGAAGATACCACCAATATGTGGGCACGCCGAGGCAAAGAGGGACCACTTTTTTGTTTTGCAGGGCACACAGATGTCGTTCCAGTCGGAGACCTTAATCGTTGGCACACGCCCCCCTTTGACCCGGTAGTCATCGATGGTTACCTTCATGGTCGCGGCGCAGCTGACATGAAAGGTTCACTTGCCGCCATGGTGGTTGCCACTGAGCGCTTTGTAGAGAAACACCCCGATCATAATGGTTCTATCGCTTTTCTCATCACCAGTGATGAAGAGGGTCCATTCATTAACGGGACAACCCGTGTTATCGATACCTTAGAAGCACGCAATGAGAAAATAACTTGGTCTCTTGTCGGTGAACCATCTTCGACCCATAAGTTGGGTGATATCGTTAAAAATGGTCGACGAGGCAGCTTAACTGGAAATCTAACCATCAATGGTATTCAAGGACATGTTGCCTACCCTCACCTTGCGGATAATCCAATCCACAAAGCGGCGCCCGCTTTGGATGAACTGGCACGGATGAAATGGGATAATGGTAATGAGTTTTTCCCACCGACCAGTTTTCAAATTGCCAATATAAATGGCGGTACCGGTGCATCGAATGTGATCCCTGGTGCCCTTGAGGTGATGTTTAATTTTCGTTACTCCACTGAGGTAACCGCAGAGATCTTAATCCAGCGAGTGCTTAATATCTTAGATGCGCACGGATTAGATTACGATATCAGCTGGATTTTTAACGGCCTGCCATTTTTAACTGGTGACGGCCCACTACTGGATGCAACCCGCGAAGCGATTAAACAGGTTACAGGCTCCGATACAGATCCCCAGACCTCAGGTGGCACATCTGATGGACGCTTTATTGCGCCAACTGGTGCCCATGTGATTGAGCTAGGTCCAGTCAACGCGACCATACATAAGGTCAACGAATGCGTTAAGGTTTCAGATCTTGAACTGCTAACCCAATGTTATGAAGTGATCCTGGAAAAGCTACTTTGCTAA
- a CDS encoding M15 family metallopeptidase, which yields MLISPDALYGLDSEHLVDYQGHRLEPKTAQALASMTIAAKHQGIDIAVCSGHRHFNKQLQIWNAKAQGKRTLLDIDSHPVSIANKSQQEIVELILLWSALPGTSRHHWGTDVDLYDASAITSGELRLVSCEYEDNGPCAPLHRWLVKHSHEFGFYFPFQAGLSGVSPEPWHLSYFPVANELLKGFDTGRINAILNDADIELKSAIIPKLTHIINEYVQRVAPAPSATNTF from the coding sequence TTGCTAATCTCACCAGATGCCCTCTACGGCCTTGATAGCGAGCACCTTGTGGACTATCAAGGTCATAGGCTCGAGCCAAAAACGGCTCAAGCCTTGGCAAGTATGACTATAGCTGCAAAACATCAAGGCATCGATATTGCTGTCTGTTCAGGCCATAGGCATTTTAACAAGCAGCTGCAGATCTGGAACGCAAAAGCCCAAGGAAAACGTACACTGCTAGATATTGACTCTCACCCCGTCTCGATAGCGAATAAAAGCCAACAAGAGATAGTTGAATTGATACTCTTATGGTCTGCACTACCGGGCACATCGAGACACCATTGGGGTACGGATGTAGATCTCTATGACGCCAGTGCTATCACTAGCGGTGAGTTACGACTTGTCTCCTGCGAGTATGAAGACAACGGCCCCTGCGCACCTCTGCACCGTTGGCTGGTCAAGCACAGTCATGAATTTGGCTTCTATTTTCCATTTCAGGCGGGTCTTAGTGGGGTCAGCCCAGAGCCTTGGCACTTAAGCTATTTTCCCGTAGCCAATGAGCTACTCAAAGGCTTTGATACCGGTAGAATCAATGCCATTTTAAACGATGCCGATATTGAGCTAAAGAGTGCCATAATCCCTAAACTCACCCATATTATTAATGAATATGTACAAAGAGTGGCGCCAGCTCCTTCAGCAACAAACACTTTTTAA
- a CDS encoding efflux RND transporter permease subunit: MILTDVSVKRPVFASVISILLILFGLVAFDKLPLREYPNIDPPVVSIQTNYRGASASVVESRITQLVEDRISGVEGIRHINSSSSDGRSTVTLEFDVGRDIEAAANDVRDRVSGLLNNLPEEAEPPEVQKANGGDEVIMWLNLVSDQMTTLQLTDYARRYLTDRLSVIDGVANIRIGGGKVYAMRVWIDRQALAARNLTVADIEKVLRSENVELPAGSVESKERHFTVRVERSFRNPDDFANLVLSQGEDGYLIKLGDVAKVSVGAEEERITFRGNREAMIGLGITKQSTANTLEVARAANALVDVINPTLPAGMEIKRSYDSSVFIEASVKEVYQTLFIAMTLVIIVIYLFLGSVRAMLIPAITVPVSLMATFIILYLLGYTINLLTLLAMILAIGMVVDDAIVVLENIHRRIEEGDTPLKAAYLGAREVAFAVVATTLVLVAVFMPITFLEGDLGKLFKEFAVAMSAAVIFSSIVALTLSPMMCSKLLKPAGEDPWLVRQVDAGMNFVTEHYKRILTKAMAHPYLIGSLVVVALACSALLVKEVPQEFAPKEDRGSMFLIVNGPQGASFEYIESYMDEIETRLMPLVEAGEIKRLLIRAPRGFGSVANFSNGMAIIVLEDWSVRRSANEITGDIRRRLGDLAGVRAFPVMRQAFGRGVGKPVQFVLGGPSYEELAKWRDIILEKAKENPNLVGLDHDYKETKPQLRVIIDKDRAADLGVSISHIGRTLESMLGSRLVTTFMRDGEEYDVIIEGNRDNQNTASDLENIYVRSDRSQALIPLTNLVHVEEFADASQLNRYNRMRAITLEANLADGYSLGEALTYLNELTQTYLPAEAVISYKGQSLDYQESGSSMYFVFVLALGIVFLVLAAQFESYVHPIVIMLTVPLATLGALVGLWLTGQSLNIYSQIGIIMLVGLAAKNGILIVEFANQLRDKGIEFEHAIIQASSQRLRPILMTGITTAAGAVPLVLAQGAGAETRFVIGVVVLSGIVLATLFTIFIIPVAYSMFAKHSGSPDAVAQALERELKQ, encoded by the coding sequence ATGATATTAACTGATGTATCGGTAAAGCGACCCGTATTTGCTTCGGTTATCAGCATACTGTTAATTCTTTTTGGTCTGGTGGCTTTTGATAAATTGCCCTTGAGAGAGTATCCCAATATTGATCCGCCAGTGGTGTCGATTCAAACTAACTACCGAGGGGCGAGTGCTTCTGTGGTGGAGAGTCGTATCACTCAGCTGGTGGAGGATAGGATCAGTGGTGTAGAGGGGATCCGCCATATTAACTCCTCTAGCAGCGATGGCCGTTCTACAGTGACCTTAGAGTTTGACGTTGGCAGGGATATCGAAGCGGCAGCCAACGATGTGAGAGATAGGGTTTCAGGTTTGCTCAACAACTTGCCTGAGGAGGCTGAGCCCCCAGAGGTACAAAAAGCCAATGGCGGCGATGAAGTGATCATGTGGCTGAATCTGGTATCCGATCAGATGACCACTTTGCAGCTGACCGATTACGCCAGACGATACCTGACTGATCGTCTGTCAGTTATTGATGGTGTGGCTAACATTCGTATCGGTGGCGGTAAGGTTTATGCCATGCGTGTCTGGATCGATAGACAAGCTTTAGCCGCTAGAAATTTAACCGTCGCAGATATTGAGAAGGTGCTGAGATCTGAAAATGTTGAGCTTCCAGCAGGTTCAGTTGAGTCTAAAGAGCGACATTTCACCGTTCGGGTTGAGCGTAGTTTTCGAAACCCCGATGATTTTGCCAACCTCGTACTCTCACAGGGGGAGGATGGCTACCTGATAAAGTTGGGTGATGTTGCTAAGGTGAGTGTTGGCGCTGAGGAGGAGAGGATCACCTTTAGAGGCAACCGGGAAGCCATGATAGGCCTAGGGATCACTAAGCAGTCGACCGCGAATACCTTAGAGGTGGCAAGGGCTGCTAATGCTCTAGTTGACGTGATTAATCCAACCTTGCCTGCCGGTATGGAGATAAAGCGCTCCTATGACAGCTCAGTGTTTATTGAAGCCTCGGTGAAGGAGGTGTACCAAACATTGTTTATTGCGATGACCTTAGTGATTATCGTTATCTACCTTTTCCTCGGTAGTGTTCGTGCCATGTTGATCCCTGCCATCACAGTGCCTGTTTCCTTGATGGCCACCTTTATTATTCTTTACCTCTTAGGTTATACGATTAACTTGCTAACCTTGTTAGCCATGATTTTAGCCATTGGCATGGTGGTGGATGATGCGATTGTGGTGCTGGAAAATATTCACAGGCGGATTGAGGAGGGAGACACTCCTCTAAAAGCGGCTTATCTCGGTGCCCGTGAAGTTGCCTTTGCTGTGGTGGCAACGACTTTAGTTTTAGTTGCTGTATTTATGCCGATTACTTTCCTTGAGGGAGATTTAGGTAAACTGTTTAAGGAGTTTGCGGTGGCCATGAGTGCTGCGGTGATCTTCTCGAGTATCGTAGCACTGACTCTAAGTCCAATGATGTGCTCAAAGCTTCTCAAACCAGCAGGAGAGGATCCATGGTTGGTAAGACAAGTCGATGCTGGAATGAACTTTGTGACCGAGCATTACAAGCGCATACTCACTAAAGCCATGGCTCATCCATACCTTATAGGCTCACTGGTGGTTGTTGCTTTGGCTTGCAGTGCGCTGCTAGTTAAAGAGGTACCGCAAGAGTTTGCACCAAAAGAGGATAGAGGCTCTATGTTCCTCATCGTCAATGGTCCTCAGGGGGCTAGTTTTGAGTATATCGAGTCCTATATGGATGAGATTGAAACACGCTTAATGCCCTTGGTGGAAGCTGGTGAGATCAAACGGCTATTAATTCGCGCGCCAAGAGGGTTTGGTAGTGTGGCTAACTTCTCTAACGGTATGGCTATTATCGTACTGGAAGATTGGTCAGTGAGACGAAGCGCTAATGAGATCACCGGAGATATTCGTAGAAGGTTAGGGGATCTTGCGGGGGTGAGAGCGTTTCCTGTCATGAGGCAGGCATTTGGCCGCGGCGTGGGTAAACCGGTACAGTTTGTACTTGGCGGACCTAGCTATGAAGAGCTGGCCAAATGGCGTGATATTATTTTAGAAAAGGCAAAAGAAAATCCAAACCTGGTCGGACTCGATCACGATTATAAAGAGACTAAACCACAACTTAGGGTCATTATTGATAAAGACAGGGCGGCAGATCTTGGGGTGTCAATCTCGCACATCGGCCGAACGTTAGAGTCGATGTTGGGTTCAAGATTAGTGACGACGTTTATGCGTGATGGTGAAGAGTATGATGTGATTATCGAAGGAAACAGAGATAACCAAAATACAGCATCAGATCTGGAAAATATCTATGTTCGCTCCGATAGGAGTCAAGCACTTATCCCATTGACAAACTTAGTGCATGTAGAGGAGTTTGCCGATGCAAGTCAGCTCAATCGCTACAACCGAATGCGCGCTATCACCTTAGAGGCGAACTTAGCTGATGGGTATAGTTTGGGTGAGGCGTTGACCTACCTTAATGAACTGACACAAACCTATCTTCCCGCTGAAGCGGTGATCAGCTATAAAGGGCAATCTTTGGATTATCAGGAGTCGGGTAGTTCAATGTATTTCGTGTTTGTACTCGCACTGGGTATCGTCTTCTTAGTGCTTGCTGCGCAATTTGAGAGTTACGTGCATCCTATCGTGATCATGCTAACCGTGCCATTGGCGACCTTAGGAGCGCTAGTTGGCCTCTGGTTGACGGGCCAAAGTTTGAACATCTATAGTCAGATAGGGATCATCATGCTGGTGGGCTTAGCGGCTAAAAATGGCATATTGATCGTGGAGTTTGCTAACCAGCTCAGGGATAAAGGGATTGAGTTTGAACATGCAATTATTCAAGCATCATCTCAGCGTTTAAGACCGATTTTGATGACTGGGATCACCACCGCAGCTGGCGCGGTACCTTTGGTGCTTGCTCAAGGGGCAGGTGCTGAAACCCGCTTTGTGATAGGAGTTGTTGTGCTATCTGGTATTGTATTGGCAACCCTGTTTACCATCTTTATTATCCCAGTGGCTTACTCCATGTTTGCTAAACATTCCGGTTCACCTGATGCGGTTGCACAGGCATTGGAGAGAGAACTTAAGCAGTAG